One Mixta gaviniae genomic window carries:
- the mltD gene encoding murein transglycosylase D, with the protein MKTRAIILLASVLLMMGCQASRHDATIPEQHAQSLSSAGQSENGKFTDRMLSPRWQDDGTALTQDQDLWNYIRDGLKMEVPENPRIREQKQKYLRNKSYLHDVTLRAEPYMYWIVEQIKQRKMPMELVLLPIVESAFNPHATSAADAAGIWQIVPSTGRNYGLKQNQWYDGRRDIVASTRAVLDMMERLNTMFDGDWLLTIAAYNSGEGRVLKAIKQNKARGKPTDFWHLSLPRETTLYVPKMLALQDILKNNKRYGVRLPAPNESRALARVEVGQQIKLTQAAEMAGLSVSKLKNYNTGYKRGATAPNGPHYIMVPKANVAQLRSSLASGDIAAVQPTRLASNSASSYTVRNGDTLSGIASRMGVSVKALQRANNLRGNTIKPGQTLTTGDSVAGSELADNGNSITYKVRKGDSLASIARRHGVNIKDVKRWNSVLSDSSSIQPGDKLTLFVSNSATPDS; encoded by the coding sequence ATGAAGACTAGAGCGATTATCCTTCTCGCCTCGGTCTTGCTGATGATGGGATGTCAGGCATCGCGACACGATGCCACTATCCCTGAACAGCATGCACAGAGTCTGTCTTCAGCTGGTCAAAGTGAGAATGGTAAATTTACAGATCGCATGTTATCCCCGCGTTGGCAGGATGATGGAACGGCCCTGACTCAGGACCAGGATTTGTGGAATTACATTCGCGACGGGCTGAAGATGGAGGTTCCGGAAAACCCCCGGATCCGAGAGCAGAAACAAAAGTACTTAAGAAACAAGAGCTATCTCCACGATGTAACTTTACGGGCAGAGCCGTATATGTACTGGATAGTCGAGCAGATTAAGCAACGTAAGATGCCGATGGAACTGGTACTACTACCCATAGTGGAGAGCGCTTTTAACCCCCACGCCACATCCGCCGCGGATGCCGCAGGCATCTGGCAGATAGTGCCGAGTACGGGGCGTAACTATGGTTTAAAACAGAATCAGTGGTATGACGGCCGCCGCGATATCGTCGCGTCGACCCGAGCGGTTCTGGATATGATGGAACGTCTGAACACGATGTTCGACGGAGACTGGTTGTTAACCATCGCGGCCTATAACAGCGGCGAAGGGCGAGTGCTGAAAGCGATTAAACAGAATAAAGCGCGCGGCAAACCAACTGATTTCTGGCATCTGTCCTTACCGCGTGAAACCACGCTGTACGTCCCTAAAATGCTGGCGTTGCAGGATATCCTGAAAAACAACAAGCGTTATGGCGTACGGTTGCCGGCCCCGAATGAAAGTCGCGCGTTGGCGCGTGTTGAAGTGGGTCAGCAGATTAAACTGACGCAGGCGGCGGAAATGGCCGGCCTCTCGGTGAGCAAGCTGAAGAACTACAATACGGGCTACAAACGTGGCGCAACGGCGCCTAACGGACCGCACTATATTATGGTGCCGAAGGCGAATGTGGCGCAGCTGCGTAGCTCTCTGGCCTCTGGCGACATCGCTGCGGTACAACCGACGCGTCTGGCGAGCAACAGCGCCAGCAGCTATACGGTGCGTAACGGCGATACCCTGTCAGGCATCGCCAGCCGGATGGGCGTTTCGGTAAAAGCGCTGCAGCGCGCTAATAATTTGCGCGGCAACACGATTAAACCGGGACAGACGCTGACGACGGGCGACAGCGTGGCAGGTAGTGAACTGGCCGATAACGGCAACAGCATCACCTATAAGGTTCGTAAGGGTGATTCTCTTGCCAGTATTGCGCGTCGACATGGTGTAAACATCAAAGACGTCAAGCGCTGGAACAGCGTGCTGAGCGACAGCAGTTCGATTCAGCCGGGTGATAAACTCACCCTGTTCGTCAGTAACAGCGCGACGCCAGACAGCTAA
- a CDS encoding endonuclease/exonuclease/phosphatase family protein, whose amino-acid sequence MRKKTYAMRYVAGQPAERIFQPNAMLHVGQALPPGAPLTSSATLRVLVWNIFKQQRADWLSVLQSFGKDAQLVLLQEAQTTPELVRFATSNYLAADQVPAFVLPQHPSGVMTLAAAHPVYCCPLREREPLLRLAKSALITAYPLPDGKMLMVVNIHAVNFSLGIDVYSKQLGPIGEQLAHHDGPVIMAGDFNAWSRQRMNALYRFAREMGLREVRFTDDYRRKAFGRPLDFVFYRGLRVAEASVLVTRASDHNPLLVEFAAADAVQA is encoded by the coding sequence GTGCGGAAAAAAACCTATGCCATGAGATATGTAGCTGGCCAGCCTGCGGAAAGAATTTTCCAGCCGAACGCCATGCTGCATGTTGGGCAAGCGCTTCCGCCAGGCGCGCCTCTTACCTCCAGCGCGACGTTACGCGTGCTGGTGTGGAATATCTTCAAACAGCAGCGGGCTGACTGGCTGTCGGTGCTGCAAAGCTTCGGTAAGGATGCGCAGCTGGTCTTGTTGCAAGAGGCGCAGACCACGCCGGAGCTGGTGCGTTTCGCGACGTCGAACTACCTCGCTGCGGATCAGGTGCCCGCCTTTGTGCTGCCGCAGCATCCTTCCGGGGTAATGACGCTGGCGGCTGCCCATCCGGTCTACTGCTGCCCGCTGCGCGAGCGTGAGCCGCTGCTACGCCTGGCGAAATCGGCGCTGATCACCGCTTATCCTTTACCGGACGGTAAGATGTTGATGGTGGTAAACATCCATGCGGTTAACTTCAGTCTTGGGATCGATGTCTACAGCAAACAGCTGGGGCCGATCGGCGAGCAGCTGGCGCACCATGACGGCCCGGTGATCATGGCCGGGGATTTTAACGCCTGGAGCCGTCAGCGTATGAATGCGCTCTATCGCTTTGCGCGCGAGATGGGGTTGCGCGAGGTGCGTTTTACCGATGATTACCGCCGTAAGGCATTTGGTCGCCCGCTCGATTTTGTCTTCTATCGCGGGCTGCGGGTGGCTGAAGCGAGCGTGCTGGTGACGCGCGCCTCCGATCACAATCCGCTGCTGGTCGAATTCGCCGCTGCCGATGCGGTTCAGGCATAA
- the yafC gene encoding DNA-binding transcriptional regulator YafC — protein MKASTDELKIFVTVVESGSFSRAARQLELATSAVSRAVKKLEAKLGVELLTRTTRQISLTQEGEGYFRKIQKLLQEMAAAENELMESRLVPRGLLRVDAATPVVLHLLTPMVEPFRRRYPEMTLSLISSETFINLIERKVDVAIRAGNLSDSSLRARPLFTSYRKIVAAPAYLARCGVPTSVDALAQHSCLGFVETPALNRWPAAQPDGELYTIQPTITANSGETLKQLCLAGNGIACLSDYMINNEVNDGSLVEVLADKRLPVAMPFNAVYYSDRAVSTRVRAFIDFLSEWINTHHVL, from the coding sequence GTGAAAGCATCTACAGATGAGTTAAAAATCTTTGTTACGGTAGTGGAAAGCGGCAGCTTTAGCCGTGCGGCCAGGCAGCTGGAACTGGCGACCTCCGCCGTTAGCCGCGCCGTAAAGAAGCTGGAGGCGAAGCTGGGGGTGGAGCTGCTGACGCGCACCACCCGCCAGATTAGCCTGACGCAGGAAGGCGAAGGCTATTTTCGCAAAATACAGAAGCTGCTGCAGGAGATGGCGGCGGCAGAAAACGAGCTGATGGAAAGCCGGCTGGTGCCGCGCGGCCTGTTGCGGGTAGACGCCGCCACGCCGGTGGTATTACACCTGCTCACGCCGATGGTCGAGCCGTTTCGCCGTCGCTATCCGGAAATGACCCTCTCCCTTATCTCTTCCGAAACCTTCATTAACCTGATTGAGCGCAAGGTGGATGTGGCGATCCGCGCCGGAAACCTGAGCGATTCCAGCTTGCGCGCCCGCCCGCTGTTCACCAGCTATCGCAAAATAGTGGCGGCGCCTGCCTATCTGGCACGCTGCGGCGTACCGACTAGCGTTGATGCGCTGGCGCAGCACAGCTGCCTCGGCTTTGTCGAAACGCCGGCGCTGAATCGCTGGCCCGCCGCTCAGCCCGACGGCGAGCTTTATACTATCCAGCCTACGATTACTGCCAACAGCGGGGAAACGCTTAAGCAGCTCTGCCTGGCGGGGAACGGCATCGCCTGTCTGTCAGACTACATGATCAATAATGAGGTTAATGACGGCAGTTTAGTGGAGGTATTAGCGGACAAACGCTTGCCGGTCGCCATGCCGTTTAATGCCGTCTATTACAGCGATCGCGCCGTCAGCACCCGCGTCAGAGCCTTTATCGATTTTCTCAGCGAGTGGATTAACACACATCACGTTTTGTAA